A window of Lentibacillus sp. Marseille-P4043 contains these coding sequences:
- a CDS encoding YlzJ-like family protein, whose amino-acid sequence MLYTPLSETDIFPISEEEFSNRQCVTYQGKSLYVEQLNDGSYQLLQLLSTDPQDFLDSTYTPGTILR is encoded by the coding sequence ATGTTATATACACCATTATCGGAAACAGACATATTCCCTATTTCAGAAGAGGAATTTTCCAATCGACAATGTGTTACGTATCAGGGAAAATCATTATATGTCGAGCAATTAAATGATGGTAGCTATCAGTTGTTGCAGTTACTTTCCACGGATCCCCAAGATTTTTTAGATTCGACCTACACCCCTGGTACGATTTTACGATAA
- a CDS encoding ClpP family protease, translated as MNKDVSKKEGETQDDQQNGSSLVQKIQQLGQSNVPQAPDSNIHVLSIIGQVEGHVQLPPQNKTTKYEHLLPQLIAIEQNPKIEGLIILLNTVGGDVEAGLALSEMIASLSKPTVSVVLGGGHSIGVPIAVATSHSFIVPTATMTIHPIRLTGMVIGVPQTFEYMDKMQDRVINFVVNHSNIKEEKFKELMFAKGNLTRDIGTNVVGTHAVEYGLIDAVGGVKEAMVKLNELIEENNGREEQVIQ; from the coding sequence ATGAATAAGGATGTCTCGAAAAAAGAAGGGGAAACGCAAGATGATCAGCAAAATGGATCATCGTTGGTTCAAAAAATACAACAACTTGGGCAATCAAATGTTCCGCAAGCCCCTGATTCAAATATTCATGTTCTCTCGATTATTGGACAGGTTGAGGGTCATGTGCAATTACCACCACAAAATAAGACGACGAAATATGAACATCTTCTGCCGCAACTTATTGCAATTGAGCAAAATCCCAAAATAGAAGGGCTTATTATCTTGCTAAATACCGTTGGTGGTGATGTAGAAGCAGGCCTAGCCTTATCGGAGATGATCGCATCATTATCTAAACCAACTGTATCTGTTGTTTTAGGTGGTGGCCATTCAATTGGCGTACCAATCGCAGTTGCAACTTCACATTCGTTTATTGTTCCTACAGCTACAATGACCATCCATCCAATTCGGCTAACCGGTATGGTGATTGGTGTCCCGCAAACATTTGAATATATGGATAAAATGCAGGATCGGGTGATCAATTTTGTTGTCAATCATTCCAATATAAAGGAAGAGAAGTTTAAAGAACTTATGTTTGCCAAAGGAAATCTAACACGGGATATTGGTACGAATGTTGTCGGTACACATGCGGTTGAATATGGATTAATTGATGCGGTTGGAGGCGTCAAAGAAGCTATGGTTAAATTAAATGAATTAATTGAGGAGAACAATGGCAGAGAAGAGCAGGTGATCCAATAA
- the dapA gene encoding 4-hydroxy-tetrahydrodipicolinate synthase gives MNFGKVLTAMVTPFDSEGNIDYDQTSLLIDYLLSHGTEGLVIAGTTGESPTLSMEEKINLFTHVVKVVNKRVPVIAGTGSNNTAASIALTKEAEACGVDAIMLVAPYYNKPNQRGLFEHFKAIADETSLPVMLYNIPGRSVVQISADTIIKLSEIENIVSVKEASGDLDQIATIIENTSDDFTVYSGEDGLTLPMLSIGSIGVISVASHVVGDDMQKMVQAFYTGDVQNAAAIHRNILPIMNGLFMAPSPVPVKEALKMNGIDVGSVRLPLVPLTKSEQQELKELINR, from the coding sequence ATGAATTTTGGCAAGGTATTAACCGCGATGGTAACTCCTTTTGACTCAGAGGGAAACATCGATTACGATCAAACATCTCTTTTAATTGATTATTTACTTAGCCATGGAACAGAAGGGTTGGTTATTGCAGGTACAACTGGCGAATCACCTACACTGTCGATGGAAGAAAAAATAAACCTTTTTACCCATGTCGTTAAAGTTGTTAACAAGCGAGTCCCAGTTATTGCTGGTACAGGAAGCAACAATACCGCTGCCTCTATTGCACTGACAAAAGAAGCCGAGGCCTGTGGGGTTGATGCGATTATGCTTGTAGCACCATATTATAATAAACCAAACCAACGTGGGTTATTTGAACATTTTAAAGCGATTGCAGATGAAACGTCATTGCCAGTTATGCTCTACAATATACCGGGGAGATCAGTTGTGCAAATAAGTGCTGATACGATAATCAAATTGAGCGAGATTGAGAACATTGTCTCCGTCAAAGAGGCAAGTGGTGATCTGGATCAAATAGCAACGATTATTGAAAATACAAGCGATGATTTCACTGTATATTCAGGTGAAGACGGGTTAACATTGCCGATGCTATCGATTGGTTCAATAGGTGTAATATCCGTTGCTTCCCATGTTGTTGGGGATGATATGCAAAAAATGGTTCAAGCTTTTTATACCGGTGATGTACAAAACGCGGCAGCAATTCACCGTAATATTCTACCAATTATGAATGGACTATTTATGGCCCCTTCACCTGTACCTGTTAAGGAAGCACTAAAAATGAACGGAATCGATGTTGGATCTGTTCGTCTTCCATTAGTGCCCCTTACAAAATCGGAACAACAAGAATTAAAGGAATTAATCAACAGGTAA
- the dapG gene encoding aspartate kinase — translation MQVLIQKFGGTSVQTTENRNHVIRHIKDAIIKDYKVVVVVSALGRKPDPYATDTLLDLVGFPANHNSTRELDLLMSCGETIASVVLSNELQKNHIAATALTGAQAGFVTSDDFNHAKIKEVTPTRVLQEFKNNDVVVVAGFQGQTEAGEITTIGRGGSDTSAAALGAALEAEEIEIFTDVNGIMTADPRVVKSARPLDVVTYTEICNLAYQGAKVVHPRAVEIAMQAKIPMRVRSTYSQDQGTLVTSSRIRELGSDIPDRLITGIAHLDKITQIRVQSKDEAHRLHSEVFKAMAEAGISVDFINISPTGVLYTVPEEFTQKAVHILETLGFQPEITEKCAKVSAVGAGMTGVPGVASKIVQALTSQDVQILQSADSHTTIWVLIHEKDLKTAVNALHDAFELSLVKEAKVL, via the coding sequence ATGCAGGTATTAATTCAAAAATTTGGTGGAACATCTGTACAAACAACAGAAAATAGAAATCATGTTATCAGACATATTAAGGATGCAATAATAAAGGATTATAAAGTCGTTGTCGTTGTATCTGCATTAGGAAGAAAACCGGATCCATATGCGACAGATACGCTGTTGGATCTGGTTGGCTTTCCCGCAAATCATAATTCTACAAGGGAATTGGATTTATTGATGTCTTGTGGTGAAACAATTGCTTCTGTTGTATTGTCAAACGAACTACAAAAAAATCATATAGCGGCGACAGCATTAACTGGTGCACAGGCTGGTTTTGTAACAAGTGATGATTTTAATCATGCAAAAATTAAAGAAGTTACACCAACTCGTGTATTACAAGAATTTAAGAATAATGATGTCGTGGTTGTTGCCGGCTTTCAAGGGCAGACAGAGGCCGGAGAGATAACGACAATTGGCAGGGGTGGAAGTGATACGAGTGCTGCGGCATTAGGAGCTGCACTGGAAGCGGAAGAAATAGAAATTTTTACAGATGTGAATGGGATTATGACGGCCGATCCGCGTGTTGTGAAAAGTGCTCGACCCTTGGATGTTGTCACCTATACAGAAATTTGTAATTTAGCATATCAGGGTGCCAAAGTGGTGCATCCGCGGGCAGTTGAAATTGCTATGCAAGCAAAAATACCAATGCGCGTGAGGTCTACTTATTCACAAGATCAGGGCACATTGGTTACTTCATCGAGAATTAGGGAATTAGGTAGTGATATTCCTGATCGACTAATTACTGGCATTGCCCACCTTGATAAGATTACTCAAATTAGAGTTCAATCAAAGGATGAAGCGCACAGGCTTCACTCTGAAGTTTTTAAAGCAATGGCTGAGGCTGGTATATCGGTCGATTTCATCAATATATCCCCGACAGGAGTTTTATATACAGTACCAGAAGAATTCACTCAAAAAGCAGTGCATATTCTGGAAACACTCGGATTTCAACCGGAGATAACCGAGAAATGTGCGAAAGTATCAGCGGTTGGTGCTGGAATGACCGGTGTTCCAGGGGTGGCTTCCAAAATCGTGCAAGCATTAACAAGTCAGGATGTGCAAATACTACAGTCGGCAGATAGTCATACTACAATTTGGGTGCTTATTCACGAAAAAGACTTAAAGACTGCAGTCAATGCATTACATGACGCATTTGAACTAAGCTTGGTTAAAGAAGCTAAGGTACTGTGA